From Kitasatospora sp. MAP12-44:
CAGGGTGAAGTTCCGCTGCCATTCCACCGACCAGGTGGGGCACCACGCCGGGTCGATGGCGTCCAGGGCGGCCTTGCGGTCGGCGGTCAGCGCCCCCGCCCAGTCCAGGCCCTCCTCCCCGGCCTCGGCCCGGCGCTGGAGCGTCTCGGTGCGGCGTTGGGCGGTGCGCAGGTTCTTCATGATGGTCCCGACCGGGCGCCCGCCCCACACGGCCTCGTTGGGCGGGCAGGCGTGGCCGTGCTCGGCCGCGTAGCCGGCCACCGCGGTCAAGTTGCAGGTGAAGGCCGTGTCGAACACCGACCACACCATGCCGAGCTCGTCCAGCAGCGCGACCCGCTCGGCATCCAGCACATTGGCAGCCCGATACCGGCGCTGATCGGCCACCCACACGCCCGGCCGGTGCCCAGACGGCGCCCGGTAGGCGTACGGCACCTTCACGTCACCGAACTTCTCCCGGTAGGCGAGCAGCTCCTCCAGCCCCCGCCGGAACTCGGCCCGCTCCGGCTCCAAGACCCGGGTGCGGATGAACGCGGCGATCACGGCGGGGTCGCGCTGGGTGGAGAACTGGAGCTGCTGCGCCTCCCCGGCGGCGGAGCGGCGCTCCTCCGGCTCTCCGGCGTGCTTCGGCTCCCTGGGCGGCCGGGTCTCGGACTGCGGCATGGCCAGGCGCTCGATGGCGGCCGCGTCGTGCGAGCGCAGCGCCATCAGGATCTTGGACAGCCCGTCGTAGGCCCGGGAGGTCAGCAGCTGGTCGCCCCTCTCGCCGGCCCCCAGCAGGACGGGCACGACGATGGTGGCGATCTTGCCGCTGCCCGGGCGCATCCGCAGCGCCCGCCCGACGGCCTGGACCAGGTCGACCATGGACCCGCGCACGTCGGCGAAGAACACCGCGTCGCAGTCGAAGGTGTCCACGCCCTCGCTCAAGACCTTGACCGAGGCGAGGATGTACCGCAGCAGCCGCCACCCGTCCTCCCCGACCAACGAGGCGAAGGTGGCCAGAAAGGCCCGCCGCTCGGCGGAGGTGTGCTCGGCCTCCAGCCACGTCGTCCCGATCAGCTCCGGCTGCGGGTGCAGCGCCGGGGCCTGCTCCCACAGCACCCTGTTCGGCCGCGGTGGCGTCCGTCGTGGGTCGTGGGGTGGGTGGTTGAGCGGCGGATCGGTGGGAGTGGCCGGTCAGTAGTTGTGGTGGACCTGCCAGTAGGCCCAGGCCTGGTTCGGGCTGCCGTAGCGGCTGTTCATGTAGTCGTAGGCCCACTTGATCTGGGTGCCCGCGTTGGTCTGCCAGTCGGAGCCGGCGGAGGCCATCTTGTTGCCGGGGAGGGCCTGGCCCAGGCCGTAGGCGCCCGAGGACGGGTTGGTCGCGGTGACGTTCCAGCCGCTCTCGTGGCTGATGATCTGGTCGAAGGAGGCGAGCTGGCCGGCGGGGACGATGTTCGCGGCCAGCGACTGCGGCGTCTGGGCCGAGGCGACGGTCGGGGCGATGGAGGCGCCGATCGCGGCGATGCCGACGGCGGAGGTGAGCAGGGCGACGGACTTGCGCATGCGGGTGGAGATCACGGGCATGTGGAGTTCGACCTCAATCGTGGGGGCGCCTCGCCCCGCGGTTCGGCGGGCCCGGTGGGGCCCGGCGGGCGGGAGTCGGCACCGGGGCGGTCACGGGTGGTGACTGCCGTACGGGAGTTGCGGGAGTGGATCGGACCACCGCCGCAGCTGGCGACTGGGCCATTGTTAGCGGGGTCGGCGGCTGGCTCCAAGGGGTGCCCGCTACGACGCGGCGTCGTAGCGGGGTGGGGCGAACACGCCGCTCGCGCGCGGGCCGGCTGCTCGTCGTCCGGGCGGTCAAACCTGGCAGGGCATGCTTTTTTGGGCGTTTTGTACCGGTTTGAGCTGCGAAAACAGTGGAGGCTCGGCCGTAGGCGCGGGAGCGCGGCGGGGGCGGCGAGCAGCCGGGCGGGTGCGGTGGCCGGAGCCGACGGGTGGCCTACTAGGGAGGGTAGGGGGCGCCCGGGACGCGTGAGCACCGTCACGGGCCACCCCGATCCGGCAGCCCCCTCAAGGGGATCCAGCTCACATCGTGATGGCTGTCTGTGACCGTGTGGTGGCGCCGACACGTGTTCGGTCGCAGCCCGGTCGCCGAAGACCCGCACCGCTGATCGGGCGCGCCCGCGAAGGCCCCGGACCAGCGGCTCGCCGCCGCCCGGCCGGACCCGCCCCTGCGCATCGCTCTCGACCCGCGCCGGCCTCGATGTCCCTGGCCGGCGACGACCGGCAGGCCGCCGGCTATGGCCCCGGCGGCCGGGAACCGGTCCGGATCCGCGTGAGCATCCTCGGGGCGCCCTGCCGCGCGCATCGGTTCTTGGGCGCGCGCCGCTTGCTGATGGTCTGCGGCGGTGCAGTGGAAGGTGATTCGGTCGGCGATGGCCGCGCAGAGGCGGGCGTCCCCGAGGGTCTTGTCCCACTCGGTGAACGGGGAGTTCGCCGGTCCGGCCGCACCACTCACACCCCTGGCGACCTGGCGCGGGCCGATCACCGCGATCAGCGGCTGGACGCTTGGCCAGCCTGACCAGGAGTAACTAGCCGTTGCTCTATCGAACTTCGTGGGCGTGAGTTCGAGTCTGCCAACTCGGTCGGGTGATTCTCTGATCAGCAGGGCATGAAAGTGGGGCCTCCCGCACAGCTCGTGGGTGTCGAATCCAGCCGAGCAACAGGAGGCCCCTGGTGCTGCAGTCTCCCGTGTCTACGCCGTTGTCGTCCAACTCTGCACCCCTGTC
This genomic window contains:
- a CDS encoding helicase associated domain-containing protein, encoding MLWEQAPALHPQPELIGTTWLEAEHTSAERRAFLATFASLVGEDGWRLLRYILASVKVLSEGVDTFDCDAVFFADVRGSMVDLVQAVGRALRMRPGSGKIATIVVPVLLGAGERGDQLLTSRAYDGLSKILMALRSHDAAAIERLAMPQSETRPPREPKHAGEPEERRSAAGEAQQLQFSTQRDPAVIAAFIRTRVLEPERAEFRRGLEELLAYREKFGDVKVPYAYRAPSGHRPGVWVADQRRYRAANVLDAERVALLDELGMVWSVFDTAFTCNLTAVAGYAAEHGHACPPNEAVWGGRPVGTIMKNLRTAQRRTETLQRRAEAGEEGLDWAGALTADRKAALDAIDPAWCPTWSVEWQRNFTLAWRHIQDGGTLAGAEPGGIVAQGENLAAWGRAQQTGWDTLAPAQQWALEHVSDSSRCPPSSSRPPR
- a CDS encoding transglycosylase SLT domain-containing protein codes for the protein MPVISTRMRKSVALLTSAVGIAAIGASIAPTVASAQTPQSLAANIVPAGQLASFDQIISHESGWNVTATNPSSGAYGLGQALPGNKMASAGSDWQTNAGTQIKWAYDYMNSRYGSPNQAWAYWQVHHNY